A single genomic interval of Halobacillus halophilus DSM 2266 harbors:
- the treR gene encoding trehalose operon repressor, with protein MKNKYLVIYNDLVEEIQRGSIHPGDTLPSEHELSSRFSTSRETIRKALNLLAQNGYIQKVRGKGSVVLDHGKFEFPVSGLTSFKELSNQLGKDFRTFVHNLTLRQADGLIGEQLNCSQDHKLWKIIRAREINGEKIILDKDYIREDIVPGLTSEIAEDSIYEYIENELELTISFAKKEIVVEPVTEEDRNYLDLQGHEQVVVIRSHVYLADATLFQFTESRHRPDKFQFVDFARRSKS; from the coding sequence ATGAAAAATAAATATTTAGTCATTTATAATGATCTTGTTGAAGAGATCCAAAGAGGCAGCATCCATCCAGGAGATACGCTTCCCTCTGAACACGAACTATCAAGTCGTTTTAGCACTTCAAGAGAAACCATTCGGAAAGCTTTAAATCTTCTTGCTCAAAATGGCTATATTCAAAAGGTAAGGGGAAAAGGATCCGTCGTATTGGATCATGGCAAGTTTGAGTTCCCTGTCTCAGGTCTTACGAGTTTTAAAGAGTTATCTAATCAATTGGGTAAGGATTTTCGAACATTTGTCCATAATCTCACCTTAAGGCAGGCGGATGGGTTAATCGGAGAGCAGTTAAACTGTTCACAAGATCATAAACTTTGGAAGATTATCCGGGCAAGAGAGATCAATGGTGAAAAAATCATTCTTGATAAGGACTATATTCGAGAAGATATCGTTCCAGGCTTGACCAGTGAAATTGCTGAGGACTCTATCTATGAGTACATTGAAAATGAACTGGAGCTTACCATAAGTTTTGCTAAGAAAGAAATTGTTGTAGAACCAGTAACTGAGGAAGATCGTAACTATTTAGATCTACAGGGGCATGAACAGGTGGTGGTAATCCGAAGCCACGTGTATCTTGCTGATGCTACATTATTTCAGTTTACTGAATCCAGGCACAGACCTGATAAATTTCAATTTGTTGATTTTGCCAGAAGATCTAAATCTTAA